In a single window of the Micrococcaceae bacterium Sec5.7 genome:
- a CDS encoding PLP-dependent aminotransferase family protein, protein MNNDSSSRIAARLREWIAGAAPGSRLPSTRSLVAEYQASPVTVQKALQALTAQGLIESRPGVGTFVRAVRTARPSDYGWQTAALRSPQAPLRSASTAMRSVSNDFIAFHSGYPDRELLPERLVRAALTRAARGEAALSRPPAAGLPELQSWFAHELGTSTPVGVAPPTPSDVIVLPGSQSGLGSIFRALVGSGQPLLMESPTYWGAILAAAQAGVRVIPVPSGPDGPDPEELARAFEETGARMFYAQPSYANPTGAQWPARRAEQVLAVVREHSAFLVEDDWAHDFGITTTPAPVGARDDSGHVVYLRSLTKSVSPAIRVAAVIARGPARERILADRGAESMYVSGLLQAAALDVVTQPAWQTHMRSLRHQLQSRRDLLVTSLREHAPQAHISHIPKGGLNLWVRLPDGTDLERLTRDCESAGVIIAAGTEWFPAEPAGPFIRLNYAGPNPGAFPEGARIIGQSIQRNSL, encoded by the coding sequence ATGAATAACGATAGCAGTTCCCGTATTGCGGCGCGACTCAGGGAATGGATCGCCGGGGCCGCGCCGGGATCCCGGCTGCCGTCCACGCGCTCTCTGGTTGCCGAGTACCAGGCCAGCCCAGTGACGGTGCAGAAGGCCCTTCAGGCCCTCACTGCGCAGGGCCTGATCGAGAGCCGACCCGGCGTCGGGACATTCGTCCGGGCCGTCCGGACCGCGCGCCCGTCGGACTACGGCTGGCAGACGGCGGCACTGCGTTCACCACAGGCGCCTCTTCGCTCGGCCTCCACCGCGATGCGCAGCGTATCGAACGATTTCATCGCGTTCCACTCCGGCTATCCGGACCGGGAACTCCTGCCAGAGCGCTTGGTGCGTGCGGCACTGACCCGGGCAGCCCGGGGCGAAGCAGCCTTGTCTCGTCCACCTGCAGCGGGACTTCCCGAATTGCAGTCCTGGTTCGCGCACGAACTCGGCACCTCGACCCCGGTTGGGGTCGCCCCGCCAACACCGAGTGACGTGATCGTGCTGCCGGGAAGCCAGAGCGGACTCGGCTCCATATTCAGGGCACTGGTCGGCAGCGGGCAGCCCCTGCTCATGGAATCCCCGACATACTGGGGAGCCATCCTGGCTGCAGCGCAAGCCGGCGTCCGCGTCATCCCGGTGCCCAGCGGGCCCGACGGACCCGACCCGGAAGAGTTGGCCCGAGCCTTCGAGGAGACCGGTGCACGGATGTTTTATGCACAACCGAGCTATGCGAACCCCACTGGAGCGCAATGGCCCGCCCGGCGGGCCGAACAAGTCCTGGCCGTCGTGCGCGAGCACAGCGCGTTCCTCGTTGAAGACGACTGGGCGCACGACTTCGGTATCACCACAACGCCTGCCCCCGTTGGCGCGCGCGACGATTCCGGCCACGTCGTCTACCTTCGCTCGCTGACGAAGAGCGTATCCCCGGCCATCCGCGTTGCAGCGGTCATCGCCCGCGGCCCGGCGCGTGAACGCATCCTTGCCGACCGCGGAGCCGAATCGATGTATGTCAGCGGCCTTCTCCAGGCCGCAGCACTCGATGTCGTCACACAGCCTGCCTGGCAGACGCATATGCGCAGCCTCCGCCACCAGCTCCAATCACGCCGCGACCTTCTCGTCACGAGCCTGCGCGAGCACGCCCCCCAGGCCCACATCAGCCACATTCCAAAGGGAGGACTGAACCTCTGGGTACGTCTGCCCGACGGGACCGACCTCGAACGGCTGACCCGCGACTGCGAGAGTGCTGGGGTCATCATCGCCGCTGGCACCGAATGGTTCCCGGCCGAACCTGCGGGCCCGTTCATCCGACTCAATTACGCGGGACCGAACCCTGGCGCGTTCCCGGAAGGTGCGCGCATCATCGGCCAGTCAATCCAACGCAACAGCCTCTAG
- a CDS encoding SUMF1/EgtB/PvdO family nonheme iron enzyme, with amino-acid sequence MKAIGFRLVTIPAGTVELRDARSGSSREVTLRPFKIGQTQVTWADWGRGFDDADTPGPSPKAPAHPVTWFDAVQWCNEASATAGLRPAYQLRGREFTWDVSADGFRLPTEAEWEWSCRAGTRDPTYGALSDIAWTASDQVAGPQDVARRVQGGPRACGRAWRASRTRLVGGS; translated from the coding sequence ATGAAAGCGATCGGTTTCCGGCTGGTCACGATTCCCGCTGGCACGGTTGAGCTGCGCGATGCGCGGTCCGGTTCCTCTCGCGAAGTCACGCTGCGTCCCTTCAAGATCGGGCAGACTCAGGTCACGTGGGCCGATTGGGGCAGAGGGTTCGATGATGCTGATACACCGGGCCCGTCACCGAAAGCTCCGGCACATCCGGTCACCTGGTTCGACGCGGTGCAGTGGTGCAACGAGGCGTCGGCCACAGCCGGGCTCAGACCGGCCTACCAGCTCCGTGGACGGGAGTTCACCTGGGACGTCAGCGCCGATGGCTTCCGGCTGCCGACGGAGGCCGAGTGGGAGTGGTCCTGCCGTGCAGGGACGCGCGACCCAACGTACGGGGCACTCTCGGACATCGCTTGGACCGCATCCGATCAGGTTGCCGGACCCCAGGACGTTGCACGTCGGGTTCAGGGTGGCCCGCGGGCCTGTGGGCGAGCCTGGCGCGCAAGCCGCACAAGGCTGGTCGGTGGCAGCTGA
- a CDS encoding dodecin — MSNHTYSISEIVGTSEEGVDAAVRNGIAEASKTLRNLDWFEVKEIRGHLKDGQVADWQVTIKLGFRLER; from the coding sequence TTGTCCAATCACACGTACAGCATTTCTGAAATTGTCGGCACCTCGGAAGAAGGCGTGGACGCGGCCGTCCGTAACGGCATCGCCGAGGCGTCCAAGACCCTGCGCAACCTGGACTGGTTCGAGGTCAAGGAAATCCGCGGGCACCTCAAGGACGGTCAGGTTGCCGACTGGCAGGTGACCATCAAGCTCGGGTTCCGTCTGGAACGCTAA
- a CDS encoding beta-ketoacyl-[acyl-carrier-protein] synthase family protein gives MSGVVPAVVVTGLGAVTPVGATAGETWSALLAGHSGIALLEESWAQELPVRMAGRVSLDLTSALTTPEIKRMDRPAQLALIAAREAWAQSGRPEMDPERLAVVIGSGYGGLDTAVAQTRTLDGSGSRRVSPHTLTRIMVNAPSAWVSIDVGARGGARTPVSACASGAEAIAQAADMIRLGAADVVIAGGVDSCVNGLTISGFSQIRALSTRNQEPQAASRPFDRDRDGFVMAEGAGIMVLESEEHARARGAKILGIIAGSAVMSDAVDIVAADPAIQRRVMQKALAAADLTGQDVGFVHAHATSTPVGDRLEAHAINAVVGNQVQVTSTKSLTGHLLGGAGALGAIVTLQALRSGSIPGTRNIENLDPEIGLNIVTETTHGVARAAGMANAFGFGGHSTSLVITAAS, from the coding sequence GTGTCCGGAGTCGTACCCGCAGTTGTCGTCACCGGTCTGGGGGCCGTCACCCCAGTCGGGGCAACAGCCGGGGAGACCTGGTCGGCGCTGCTGGCCGGCCACTCCGGAATCGCCCTGCTCGAAGAAAGCTGGGCGCAGGAACTGCCGGTCCGCATGGCAGGCCGCGTCTCGCTGGACTTGACCTCGGCGCTCACCACACCGGAGATAAAGAGGATGGACCGCCCCGCGCAGCTGGCCCTAATCGCCGCCCGGGAGGCATGGGCGCAGTCCGGGCGTCCGGAGATGGACCCGGAGCGACTCGCCGTCGTAATTGGCTCCGGCTACGGCGGGCTGGACACCGCCGTGGCACAGACCCGGACACTGGATGGCAGCGGATCCCGCCGCGTTTCGCCCCACACCCTCACGAGGATCATGGTCAACGCCCCTTCGGCCTGGGTCTCCATCGACGTCGGCGCGCGAGGCGGTGCGCGGACGCCCGTGAGCGCGTGTGCCTCCGGCGCCGAAGCGATCGCGCAGGCAGCCGACATGATTCGGCTGGGAGCCGCTGACGTTGTCATCGCAGGCGGTGTGGACTCCTGTGTGAACGGACTGACGATCAGCGGCTTTTCGCAGATCCGGGCGCTGTCCACCCGCAACCAGGAACCGCAGGCAGCATCGCGGCCCTTCGACCGGGACCGGGACGGGTTTGTGATGGCCGAGGGCGCAGGCATCATGGTTCTTGAAAGCGAGGAACATGCGCGGGCGCGCGGCGCAAAGATCCTGGGAATCATCGCGGGCAGTGCCGTAATGTCCGACGCCGTGGACATCGTGGCGGCCGATCCTGCAATACAGCGCCGCGTGATGCAGAAAGCGCTCGCGGCCGCAGACCTCACCGGGCAGGACGTCGGATTTGTGCATGCCCACGCGACGTCCACCCCGGTGGGGGATCGGCTGGAGGCCCACGCCATCAACGCCGTGGTGGGCAATCAGGTGCAAGTAACGTCAACGAAGTCACTTACCGGGCACCTGTTGGGCGGGGCGGGGGCCCTCGGCGCCATCGTCACCCTGCAGGCGCTCCGATCCGGCTCCATCCCCGGAACACGGAATATTGAGAATCTCGATCCGGAAATTGGCCTCAACATCGTCACTGAGACAACTCACGGCGTTGCCAGGGCCGCGGGCATGGCCAACGCCTTCGGATTCGGCGGCCACAGCACGTCCCTGGTGATCACGGCTGCCAGTTAG
- a CDS encoding slipin family protein encodes MDPTSIIVVIILVVLLLIAAKMSIRIVRQYEQGVLFRLGRVIGVRMPGLRLIIPVIDHLPLVSLRIVTMPIQSQGIITQDNVSVDVSAVAYYRVVDAVKSVVAIENVEAAINQIAQTTLRKVVGRHTLDQTLSETERINVDIREILDVLTVEWGVEVTLVELKDIQLPQTMKRAMARQAEAEREKRAKIIAAEGEAIAAAALGDASDTMMAHPLALQLRDLQSLVEIGVDKNTTVVFPAPMMSTIGELSAFLARENQAAANSNDKTPVRAAEPPATPVDNRRPPSPSHRTGPRSPVRGMTGGS; translated from the coding sequence ATGGACCCCACCAGCATCATCGTCGTGATTATCCTCGTGGTGCTGCTGCTCATAGCGGCGAAGATGTCCATCCGGATCGTGCGGCAGTACGAGCAAGGCGTACTCTTCCGGCTAGGCAGGGTCATCGGGGTCAGAATGCCGGGGCTGAGGCTGATCATCCCGGTCATTGACCATTTGCCCCTGGTCAGCCTTCGAATTGTGACCATGCCGATCCAGTCGCAGGGCATCATCACCCAGGACAACGTGAGCGTCGATGTTTCCGCCGTGGCCTACTACCGGGTCGTCGACGCCGTGAAATCCGTCGTCGCCATCGAAAACGTCGAAGCTGCGATCAACCAGATCGCACAGACCACGCTCCGCAAAGTCGTCGGTCGCCACACCCTGGACCAGACCCTGTCCGAGACCGAGCGGATCAACGTCGACATCCGCGAAATCCTCGACGTCCTCACCGTCGAATGGGGTGTCGAAGTCACCCTGGTGGAGCTCAAGGACATCCAGCTGCCCCAGACCATGAAGCGTGCCATGGCACGCCAAGCCGAAGCAGAGCGCGAGAAGAGGGCGAAGATCATCGCTGCCGAAGGCGAAGCCATCGCAGCGGCCGCCCTCGGAGACGCCTCAGACACCATGATGGCCCATCCCCTGGCCCTGCAGCTTCGCGACCTGCAGTCCCTCGTCGAAATCGGTGTTGACAAGAACACCACCGTCGTCTTCCCCGCCCCCATGATGAGCACCATAGGAGAACTCTCCGCGTTCCTCGCCCGCGAAAACCAGGCCGCGGCAAACTCCAACGACAAAACACCGGTCAGGGCTGCGGAACCGCCGGCAACACCCGTGGACAACCGGCGCCCGCCCTCCCCTTCCCACCGGACAGGCCCGCGTTCCCCCGTACGAGGAATGACAGGCGGATCGTAA
- a CDS encoding VOC family protein, with the protein MLKELDIIAVLPAKDMARARAFYRDVLGLEPTDAMDEENLLYRSGNGTSFLLYKTDNAGTAKNTQMGWGTDNIEGEVEDLRGRGVVFEEYDFPGLKTENGIAATPVGKAAWFIDSEGNILNIFQRL; encoded by the coding sequence ATGCTGAAGGAACTTGACATCATCGCAGTCCTCCCCGCGAAGGACATGGCCAGGGCGAGAGCTTTCTATAGAGACGTGCTTGGACTCGAACCCACGGACGCCATGGACGAGGAAAACCTGCTCTACCGCAGCGGGAACGGAACGTCCTTCCTGCTCTACAAGACCGACAATGCGGGCACCGCGAAAAACACCCAGATGGGCTGGGGGACCGACAACATCGAGGGCGAGGTCGAGGATCTGCGGGGCCGCGGCGTCGTCTTCGAGGAGTACGACTTCCCGGGCCTGAAGACTGAGAACGGTATCGCGGCGACCCCGGTGGGGAAGGCTGCCTGGTTCATCGATAGCGAGGGCAACATTCTCAACATCTTCCAGCGCCTGTAG
- a CDS encoding IS5 family transposase (programmed frameshift), producing MPDSSGKPGRPFNDHRLMTEGIIYRYRAGIPWRDLPSPFGSWKTVWKHHRRNSASGIWDRVLAALLTRADAQGLINREVSVDSTVNRAHQHGTNLPRHTGGPSNYRNLLDEPDDHAIGRSRGGLTTKIHALVDGNMRPLVLLLGPGQGGDSPMFENLMDALKVEREGPGRPRSRPDRAMADKAYSSKAIRSYLRGRDIECVIPEKDDQKANRKRKGSSGGRPVTYDKDAYKRRNVVERSFNTLKQWRSLATRYDKLALTHRSAAVLHTVIIWSALLGDTP from the exons ATGCCTGATTCCTCGGGGAAACCCGGGCGGCCGTTCAATGACCACCGGTTGATGACAGAGGGCATCATTTACCGCTACCGGGCAGGTATTCCATGGCGGGATCTCCCTTCCCCTTTCGGGTCGTGGAAGACCGTATGGAAGCACCACCGCCGCAACAGCGCCAGCGGGATCTGGGACAGGGTACTGGCTGCGTTGTTGACCCGTGCCGACGCGCAAGGGCTGATCAACCGGGAGGTGTCGGTGGACTCCACGGTGAACCGTGCCCACCAGCACGGCACGAACCTTCCCCGCCACACAGGGGGACCT TCGAATTACAGGAATCTGCTTGATGAGCCGGATGATCATGCCATCGGACGCTCCCGCGGCGGCCTGACAACCAAGATCCATGCCCTGGTTGACGGCAACATGCGCCCCTTGGTCCTGCTCCTGGGGCCCGGTCAGGGCGGGGACTCGCCCATGTTTGAAAACCTCATGGATGCCCTGAAAGTCGAACGGGAAGGTCCCGGACGGCCCCGCAGCCGCCCGGACCGGGCCATGGCTGACAAAGCCTACTCATCCAAAGCGATCCGGAGCTACCTGCGCGGGCGGGACATTGAATGCGTCATCCCAGAAAAGGACGACCAGAAAGCCAACCGGAAACGCAAAGGCTCCTCCGGCGGCCGGCCCGTCACCTACGACAAGGACGCTTACAAGCGCCGCAATGTCGTCGAACGCAGTTTCAACACCCTCAAGCAATGGCGCTCCCTGGCCACCCGCTACGACAAACTGGCCCTCACCCACCGCTCAGCGGCCGTTCTGCACACCGTCATCATCTGGAGCGCACTATTAGGAGACACGCCCTAG
- a CDS encoding aldo/keto reductase → MSQSSETSTQPLEIPGLTLNNGVVIPQLGFGVFQVPPEETQRIVEDALEAGYRHIDTAAAYRNEAGVGAAIAAAGIPREELFITTKLRNGEHGQAQEAFQNSRKALGLDYVDLYLIHWPVPSQGLFTDAWKAMERLYANNQIRAIGVSNFLADHLDTLLAAAETVPAVNQIELHPSFQQAELAAKGRSHGIAVEAYSPLGQGGDLNGNAVTAVAAAHNATTAQVVLAWHLAAGTIVIPKSADSTRMRENLAAASLTLTAAELDSVTALESRARVGADPAVAAFTQL, encoded by the coding sequence ATGTCCCAGTCATCCGAAACCTCCACGCAGCCGCTTGAGATCCCCGGGCTGACCCTCAACAACGGCGTCGTCATCCCGCAGCTCGGCTTCGGCGTATTCCAGGTCCCGCCGGAAGAAACCCAGCGGATCGTGGAGGACGCACTCGAGGCCGGCTACCGCCACATCGATACGGCCGCCGCCTACCGCAACGAGGCCGGGGTGGGAGCCGCGATCGCCGCCGCCGGAATCCCGCGCGAGGAACTGTTTATCACCACCAAGCTGCGCAACGGCGAGCATGGCCAGGCCCAGGAAGCATTCCAGAACAGCCGGAAGGCATTGGGGCTCGACTATGTTGACCTCTACCTGATCCACTGGCCGGTGCCGTCGCAGGGACTTTTCACCGACGCGTGGAAGGCAATGGAACGGCTGTACGCAAACAACCAGATCCGGGCGATCGGCGTCTCCAATTTCCTGGCGGACCATCTGGACACCCTGCTGGCAGCCGCGGAAACCGTGCCCGCCGTCAACCAGATCGAGCTGCACCCAAGCTTCCAGCAGGCCGAACTGGCAGCCAAGGGCCGCTCGCACGGAATCGCCGTGGAGGCCTACAGCCCGCTGGGCCAGGGCGGCGACCTCAACGGCAATGCCGTCACCGCCGTTGCCGCCGCTCACAACGCCACCACTGCGCAGGTTGTCCTCGCCTGGCACCTCGCGGCGGGAACCATCGTCATCCCCAAGTCCGCCGATTCCACGCGCATGCGGGAGAACCTCGCCGCTGCATCCCTCACGCTGACGGCCGCCGAACTGGACTCCGTCACGGCGCTGGAGTCCCGTGCCCGCGTGGGTGCTGACCCCGCCGTCGCGGCATTCACCCAGCTCTAA
- a CDS encoding aldo/keto reductase gives MQYTHLGRSGLKVSRLCLGTMNFGPQTEETDAHSIMDSAQESGINFFDTANVYGGTEHRGWTEEILGRWFAKGGERRERTVLATKLYGGMTDRPNESKLSALNIRRALDASLKRLQTDYIDIYQFHHVDRNTPWDEIWQAIDVAVQQGKILYSGSSNFAGWHIAQAQEAAARRNYNGLVSEQSIYNLLTRNVELEVIPAAQQYGLGLIPWSPLHGGLLGGVLKKDREGVRRAEGRALETLKTHQDQIQQYEDFADELGQEPGDVALAWLLHQPAVTAPIVGPRTQGQLDAAIRALDVTLDTDALKRLDHIFPGHRTAPEDYAW, from the coding sequence ATGCAGTACACCCATCTGGGCCGCTCCGGCCTGAAAGTCTCACGCCTGTGCCTTGGCACCATGAACTTCGGCCCGCAGACCGAGGAAACCGACGCGCATTCCATCATGGATTCGGCGCAGGAATCCGGTATCAACTTCTTCGACACCGCCAATGTATACGGCGGCACCGAGCACCGCGGCTGGACCGAGGAAATCCTGGGCCGCTGGTTCGCCAAGGGCGGCGAGCGCCGCGAACGCACCGTGCTGGCCACCAAGCTCTACGGCGGAATGACGGACCGTCCCAATGAATCCAAGCTCTCAGCGCTGAATATCCGCCGTGCCCTCGATGCCAGCCTCAAGCGCCTGCAGACGGACTACATCGACATCTACCAGTTCCACCACGTGGACCGGAATACGCCGTGGGACGAGATCTGGCAGGCCATCGACGTCGCTGTCCAGCAGGGCAAAATCCTATACTCCGGGAGCAGTAACTTCGCCGGCTGGCACATCGCCCAGGCCCAGGAGGCCGCCGCCCGCCGCAACTACAACGGCCTGGTAAGCGAGCAGTCCATCTATAACCTGCTCACCCGCAACGTTGAGCTGGAGGTCATCCCGGCTGCGCAGCAGTACGGCCTTGGCCTCATCCCCTGGTCGCCGCTGCACGGCGGCCTGCTGGGAGGCGTGCTGAAGAAGGATCGCGAGGGCGTACGCCGTGCGGAGGGACGCGCGCTTGAAACCCTCAAGACCCATCAGGACCAGATCCAACAGTACGAGGACTTCGCCGACGAACTGGGCCAAGAGCCCGGCGATGTTGCCCTCGCCTGGCTGCTCCATCAGCCTGCGGTGACCGCACCGATCGTGGGGCCGCGCACCCAGGGACAGCTCGACGCCGCCATCCGGGCTCTTGATGTCACGCTGGACACCGATGCGCTCAAGCGCCTCGACCACATCTTCCCGGGGCACCGCACCGCGCCGGAAGACTATGCCTGGTGA
- a CDS encoding helix-turn-helix transcriptional regulator, which translates to MGQSAEFGKFLKAMRSRLRPEDAGVAETAGARRVPGLRREEVARLADVSTDYYTRLEQGRNIHPSRAVLDSVARALRLDSGEQAHMMDLLEHCAESARSPVPVQGVRPALRQLLDAVGDIPALVLGRRTDVLAGNRMAFLLFADFPGLPAGKRNLTRWLILDPVARELFRDWKTVAAEAAGALRVDVGRHPNDAQANQLVGELAVHSEHFRQWWVGHRIGTRSAGSVRLHHPAVGDLELNFENLVLPDDPDQMLRVYSAKPGSPSADALTLLSSFGLPESRSTAGGAPSPGAPRARGSVSAPADAADASTASPATGVQGSERP; encoded by the coding sequence ATGGGTCAGAGCGCCGAGTTTGGAAAATTCCTGAAGGCAATGCGGTCCCGGCTGAGGCCGGAGGATGCCGGGGTTGCCGAAACAGCCGGTGCGCGGCGGGTTCCCGGGCTCCGCCGCGAGGAGGTCGCGCGGCTGGCAGACGTCAGCACTGATTACTACACCAGGCTGGAGCAAGGGCGGAATATCCACCCCTCGCGTGCGGTGCTCGACTCGGTGGCCCGCGCGCTGCGGCTCGATTCCGGCGAGCAGGCGCACATGATGGATCTGCTGGAGCACTGCGCGGAGTCGGCCCGTTCGCCCGTTCCGGTACAGGGCGTGCGGCCGGCGCTGCGCCAGCTCCTTGACGCCGTCGGGGACATCCCGGCACTGGTGCTTGGCCGCCGCACCGATGTGCTGGCCGGCAACCGCATGGCATTCCTGCTCTTTGCCGACTTCCCCGGGCTGCCTGCGGGGAAGCGGAACCTGACCCGCTGGCTCATCCTCGATCCGGTTGCGCGGGAGCTCTTCCGTGACTGGAAAACTGTGGCAGCAGAGGCCGCGGGCGCTCTGCGCGTTGATGTGGGCAGGCACCCCAACGACGCCCAGGCCAACCAGCTGGTGGGGGAGCTCGCCGTGCACAGCGAGCATTTCCGGCAGTGGTGGGTAGGGCACAGGATAGGCACGCGGTCCGCTGGCAGCGTGCGCCTCCATCACCCCGCCGTCGGGGATCTGGAACTGAACTTCGAAAACCTTGTCCTGCCGGACGATCCGGACCAGATGCTGCGGGTGTACTCCGCTAAACCGGGATCGCCGTCGGCCGATGCGCTGACGCTGCTGAGCAGCTTTGGCTTGCCGGAATCGCGCTCGACGGCGGGTGGGGCTCCCAGCCCCGGCGCACCACGGGCTCGTGGCTCTGTTTCCGCCCCGGCGGACGCCGCCGATGCGTCCACCGCTTCCCCCGCCACCGGGGTGCAGGGCAGCGAACGTCCCTGA
- a CDS encoding NAD-dependent epimerase/dehydratase family protein → MVSPASETVAPRNILFIGGTGVISAAAAEHAVALGHRLTILNRGKSPDRPAPEGAEVLHADVRDAGAVREVLRGREFDAVADFISFTREHAAAGIEQFRGRTGQYVFISSASAYQKPPARLPILESTPLRNPFWQYSRDKIACEDLLFRAYRDENFPVTVVRPSHTYDRSRIALLGGWTDIHRMRCGLPVLVHGDGTSLWTLTHSRDFAKAFVGLLGRPQAVGESYTITSDEYLPWDQVYRLFARAAGVPGPELVHVASETIAAHDPSRGPGLLGDRAHSVVFDNTKIKSLVPGFNASIPFSDGAREIVQWHDAHPGLQVVDQGFMDLSDQLIGWARRAV, encoded by the coding sequence ATGGTGAGTCCGGCAAGCGAGACCGTGGCGCCGCGGAACATCCTGTTCATCGGCGGAACCGGGGTGATCAGCGCGGCGGCGGCGGAGCACGCCGTCGCGCTTGGCCACCGCCTCACCATCCTCAACCGCGGAAAATCACCGGACCGTCCGGCGCCTGAGGGTGCCGAGGTGCTGCACGCGGACGTCCGCGATGCCGGCGCGGTCCGTGAGGTGCTTCGCGGAAGGGAGTTCGACGCCGTCGCGGACTTTATCTCGTTCACTCGGGAACACGCTGCGGCCGGGATCGAGCAGTTCCGCGGCCGGACGGGGCAGTATGTATTTATCAGTTCCGCGTCGGCGTATCAGAAGCCGCCTGCGCGGCTCCCCATTCTGGAATCCACTCCCCTGCGCAACCCGTTCTGGCAGTACTCGCGGGACAAGATCGCGTGTGAGGATCTGCTGTTCAGGGCGTACCGGGACGAGAACTTTCCGGTCACTGTGGTGCGTCCCTCGCATACCTATGACCGCAGCAGGATTGCCCTGCTGGGCGGCTGGACGGACATCCACAGGATGCGGTGCGGGCTGCCTGTACTCGTTCATGGTGACGGTACATCCTTGTGGACGCTGACGCACAGCCGTGATTTCGCCAAGGCGTTTGTTGGCCTGCTGGGCCGTCCGCAGGCGGTGGGCGAGAGCTACACCATCACCTCGGACGAGTACCTGCCGTGGGACCAGGTGTACCGGCTCTTTGCCCGAGCTGCCGGCGTTCCCGGGCCGGAACTGGTCCACGTCGCCTCGGAGACCATCGCCGCCCACGATCCGTCCCGAGGCCCTGGGCTGCTTGGGGACAGGGCGCACTCGGTGGTGTTCGACAACACCAAGATCAAGTCGCTGGTGCCGGGGTTCAATGCGTCGATTCCGTTCTCGGACGGGGCCAGGGAGATTGTGCAATGGCACGACGCTCACCCTGGGCTGCAGGTGGTTGATCAGGGGTTTATGGACCTGAGCGATCAGCTGATCGGGTGGGCTCGGCGGGCGGTTTAG
- a CDS encoding IS701 family transposase, which yields MGELIGRRFVRSEPRDNAMAYVRGLLSDEERKNSWTLSERAGHGTPDGMQRLLSITDWDPEAVRDDLFSYVNRHLGDPDGVLIIDETGFLKKGTASAGVARQYSGTAGRVENCQIGVFLTYSAPAGRTLLDRELYLPKVWADDRERCARAGIPEAREFATKPVLAADMIDRALEAGIPARWTTGDAVYGQHTGLRRRLEAKGLHYVLAVPMNQNIIAPTAGLGEQWRADKLIASLRGTAWRTRTAGAGTKGDRRYSWARTRINGPAETGEHWLLARRSLKDPTDLAYYICHGPNRVSLAELVRIAGARWAIEETFQTSKGETGLDHYQVRQYAGWYRHITLSMFAHAFLTVIRSKKEALPPGTGN from the coding sequence ATCGGTGAACTGATCGGGCGCCGCTTTGTCCGTTCCGAACCACGGGACAATGCCATGGCGTACGTGCGCGGACTGCTTTCGGATGAGGAACGGAAGAACTCCTGGACCCTGTCTGAACGTGCCGGGCACGGCACCCCGGACGGCATGCAGCGACTGCTCTCCATCACCGACTGGGATCCGGAAGCCGTGCGTGATGACCTGTTCAGCTACGTCAACCGCCATCTGGGCGACCCCGACGGGGTGCTGATCATTGACGAGACCGGATTCTTGAAGAAAGGCACCGCTTCGGCCGGGGTCGCACGCCAGTATTCAGGCACCGCGGGACGGGTGGAGAACTGCCAGATCGGGGTGTTCCTGACGTACTCCGCCCCGGCCGGGCGCACCCTGTTGGACCGGGAACTTTACCTTCCCAAGGTCTGGGCCGATGACCGGGAGAGGTGCGCCCGGGCCGGCATCCCCGAAGCCAGGGAATTCGCCACGAAACCGGTGCTGGCCGCGGACATGATCGACCGTGCCCTGGAGGCCGGGATCCCGGCCCGTTGGACCACCGGAGACGCGGTCTACGGGCAGCACACGGGGTTGCGCCGCCGCCTGGAAGCCAAGGGCCTGCACTACGTGCTGGCCGTTCCCATGAACCAAAACATCATCGCCCCCACAGCCGGGCTGGGCGAACAATGGCGCGCCGATAAACTCATTGCCTCCCTGCGCGGCACTGCCTGGCGGACCCGGACCGCCGGGGCCGGAACCAAGGGCGACCGGCGGTATTCCTGGGCACGGACCCGCATCAACGGACCCGCCGAAACCGGGGAACACTGGCTGCTGGCCCGCCGGTCCCTGAAGGACCCCACCGACCTGGCCTACTACATCTGCCACGGCCCAAACCGGGTCTCGCTGGCCGAGCTGGTCAGGATCGCCGGCGCCCGCTGGGCGATCGAGGAAACCTTCCAGACCTCCAAGGGCGAAACGGGGTTGGACCACTACCAGGTACGGCAATACGCCGGCTGGTACCGGCACATCACCCTCTCCATGTTCGCCCACGCCTTCCTGACCGTGATCCGCTCTAAAAAAGAGGCCCTGCCGCCGGGGACGGGGAACTGA